The following coding sequences are from one Anolis sagrei isolate rAnoSag1 chromosome 6, rAnoSag1.mat, whole genome shotgun sequence window:
- the LOC132779082 gene encoding zinc finger protein 282-like has protein sequence MAEWAPAQIQEWNVEAQHLMPLQPPLVPELSHMREAQLHTAEASLWSVVATVQAMERKIDLLATRLLSLEGRSGNAEKKLLDCEKTAMEFGNQLESKWAVLGTLIQEYGLLQRRLENMENLLKNRNFWVLRLPPGTKGEIPKMPVTFVDIAVYFSAEEWKNLADWQKDIYNNLVKENYESLLNSGVDVNISKPESHSRVERGADPHVSEQQITTKEREVTAEPCPEPMMSAPDMLTRIKQEEPFAGGGHFPEERGIPSDPCAGAEVLMSAHDFLSWIKQEEEPCVREHWESAERDILTGPGTAGDGMAVKAEEQRRCPEEPARPREPVFQGEAPPAAGAGGNMEAYAGQCGPVTQPLSPARNRPGKSLELDSELQSIFAPQGPADRPHGCNECGKMFGVKKSLKVHQRSHHGQERPYECTECQKSFNCHSGLVRHQMTHRGERPYKCEECGKCYSRKEHLQNHQRLHTGERPFQCPVCGKRFIRKQNLLKHQRIHTGERPYQCAECGRSFRYKESLKDHLRTHSAEPPTPRLLPSLGGDSVS, from the exons ATGGCCGAATGGGCCCCTGCCCag ATCCAGGAATGGAACGTGGAGGCCCAGCACCTCATGCCCCTCCAGCCCCCCCTCGTCCCCGAACTGAGCCACATGAGGGAAGCTCAGCTCCACACGGCGGAGGCTTCCCTCTGGAGCGTGGTGGCCACAGTCCAGGCCATGGAGAGGAAGATAGACCTGCTGGCCACTCGTCTGCTCAGCCTGGAAGGGCGATCGGGGAACGCCGAGAAGAAGTTGCTGGACTGTGAGAAGACGGCCATGGAGTTTGGGAACCAGCTGGAAAGCAAGTGGGCTGTGCTGGGGACCTTGATCCAGGAATATGGGCTGCTCCAGCGGCGTCTGGAGAACATGGAGAACCTACTGAAGAACCGGAACTTCTGGGTCCTAAGGCTTCCCCCGGGCACCAAGGGAGAAATCCCCAAG ATGCCAGTGACATTTGTTGACATCGCTGTGTATTTCTCTGCTGAAGAATGGAAGAACTTGGCTGACTGGCAGAAAGACATCTACAATAACCTTGTCAAGGAGAACTACGAGTCTCTGCTAAACTCAG GGGTGGATGTTAATATTTCCAAACCAGAGTCGCATTCTAGGGTCGAACGGGGAGCAGATCCACACGTGTCCGAGCAACAGATCACCACAAAAGAGCGAGAGGTCACTGCAGAGCCTTGCCCAG AACCCATGATGTCTGCTCCTGACATGTTGACTCGCATCAAACAAGAGGAGCCCTTTGCCGGTGGAGGGCACTTCCCGGAGGAAAGAGGGATCCCTTCAGATCCTTGTGCAG GTGCCGAGGTTCTTATGTCTGCTCATGACTTTTTGTCTTGGATTAAGCAAGAGGAGGAGCCCTGCGTCAGAGAGCACTGGGAGTCAGCAGAGAGGGACATCCTCACAGGTCCTGGCACAG CTGGTGATGGGATGGCAGTCAAAGCTGAGGAGCAGCGCCGGTGCCCAGAAGAGCCAGCGAGGCCCAGGGAGCCAGTGTTCCAGGGGGAGGCCCCTCCGGCAGCTGGAGCCGGAGGCAACATGGAAGCCTACGCTGGTCAGTGTGGCCCGGTCACACAGCCCCTGAGCCCGGCTAGGAACAGACCGGGCAAATCTCTTGAGTTAGACAGTGAGCTGCAGAGCATCTTTGCTCCGCAAGGGCCTGCCGATAGGCCTCACGGCTGCAACGAGTGCGGCAAGATGTTTGGGGTGAAGAAGAGCCTCAAGGTCCACCAGCGCAGCCACCACGGCCAGGAGCGCCCGTATGAGTGCACAGAGTGCCAGAAGAGCTTCAACTGCCACTCGGGGCTGGTGCGACACCAGATGACTCACCGGGGTGAGCGGCCCTACAAGTGCGAGGAGTGTGGCAAGTGCTACAGCCGCAAGGAGCACCTCCAGAACCACCAGCGGCTGCATACTGGGGAGCGGCCCTTCCAGTGCCCAGTCTGTGGCAAGCGCTTCATCCGCAAGCAGAACCTGCTCAAGCACCAGAGGATCCACACAGGCGAGCGGCCCTACCAGTGCGCGGAGTGCGGGCGCAGTTTCCGATATAAAGAGTCCCTCAAGGACCACCTCAGGACTCATAGCGCAGAGCCCCCCACCCCGCGACTCCTGCCTTCCTTGGGTGGGGACTCCGTCTCGTAG